One genomic window of Deinococcus planocerae includes the following:
- a CDS encoding MG2 domain-containing protein, which translates to MPRFPLRALLLLTACLGATARADVTVAPTPLYASPTLGGPPVLTLPPGKPVTVLRSSGGGRPVVTIPYGERVLYARGGNVRSTAGPVRLSGPQWYLPPQPSARPVTVYLSRESNAAQGRAADWEVRVLPLAPSAPGETGLRVTGGALRSVRVGLAGTKATAPLGALAPGRYLVTASRADAPAAVLAAEVMEVTDLALTTLTTPAGLWVWSTRLDDGRVLPGVRLRAVASLFGPEGERVSSRSLPPVTTDARGLAFLPQRDGERLAVYGDAALGGLTHRAALGTGEYGLWSGDETRARTFVQTDKPVYRPGETLRGLAVARRLGPGTRVPYRGPVTVRLVDDGYPALTLAWRSANADADGLVTFEFPLPEDVRVGEYRVEVEVPGPSTPANPAPAPDIASLPVRVQAFVKPQFTLDLGGPAEVVTGEPLPVSARAELYAGGGATVRADAFLGGGYGEGALWPGAVNTGNPNDRFHLETQSWAYWRSSPDLNPGQKPAARLDITSGQGQASLRPTATGGVPRVYTVVVRARDEYGRDVLASREVTVHPAGLKFELPGFPTQTGEEVRARVLVRQVGTNAPLAGRPVGVTVVRAYSEPIQVEGRTEYRNREEVVSRREARSGAGGALDLAFRAGKPGAYLVRLSARDAAARAVRATFQAAFVPEPAPTGQARTLTLGADRTRYAVGDTARLTLRTDLPPGTPLLLSANVEGRVTPRLVRVTGRELRLDWKVTPDLAPGLTFSAAAVFGADSLRAGTDLLYVPRTDRQLDVTVIPEKANLRPGEETILTVRTRQGGRPVPALVTLAVVNESVYALAEDPSPDPWRLLWGASYPAVQVYSTAGAPADGGGGGGGGAEGGVPRQDLREVALFRTVATGQDGAARVQVRLPEALGGYRVSARALTREGGAGASRGEVRAELPFALRLARPRVLTQGDAGRAAVSVLDRTGPGGSAGQGTVTLGLGVGGREGTRTLPLNAGAASTLFPLTAPGTGRSVLLDAWAQRGEHRDALRETLPLREAGPRTLLARSGAQAGPGLLTDPLTWPGGAGVESLVVDLAATPLQAALGGLDAHLADPEDRWVTTDGVAARLGANLDLAAIGTRLGWPDVAARALGQARRDLASLLALRGQEGWGWTAGSAPDAEMTARALSALAQAKGTGLTDAATLTVAAGNARRLLAKAGTGEPERVLLAAALARTGDPSAALGLARAGGPTDPVDTARLAAALAPVAPDLARPLYTRARRAAQTTTTGTLVLGDAGGWRGDTEPTALLLEAGAALGQAADVAPLTQALLDRKTGAAWPGPLGTGAALRALRRVVEGETAGRQPSAVTLRIGTWEQTGRVGAPLRVVVPPEAVKAGEPLTLQGDGPLAFRRELRVRAKDTTPAAPSLVHVERRYDRTRVERDGVVTVTLTVRADVGARHLRVTDPLPGGLEAVDDRPFAYPGSVNPPRSGAVAWAERSIYDDRAVFYLERVAPGVTTIRYQLRALAPGRYTAPAPRVDLAGGGVPAVGSAEAVEVLE; encoded by the coding sequence ATGCCGCGCTTTCCCCTCCGGGCCCTTCTGCTCCTGACGGCGTGCCTGGGGGCGACCGCCCGGGCCGACGTGACGGTCGCCCCCACGCCGCTGTACGCCTCGCCCACGCTGGGCGGCCCGCCCGTGCTCACGTTGCCCCCCGGCAAGCCCGTGACCGTCCTGCGGTCCTCGGGGGGCGGGCGCCCGGTCGTGACCATCCCCTACGGCGAGCGGGTGCTCTACGCCCGCGGCGGGAACGTGAGGTCCACCGCCGGGCCCGTGCGGCTGAGCGGGCCCCAGTGGTATCTGCCGCCCCAGCCGAGCGCGCGCCCCGTGACGGTGTACCTCAGCCGCGAGTCGAACGCCGCCCAGGGCCGCGCCGCGGATTGGGAGGTGCGCGTGCTGCCGCTCGCCCCGTCGGCTCCCGGCGAGACGGGCCTGCGTGTCACGGGAGGGGCTCTGCGCAGCGTGCGGGTGGGGCTCGCGGGCACCAAGGCCACCGCGCCCCTCGGGGCCCTGGCGCCGGGCCGTTACCTCGTGACCGCCTCGCGCGCGGACGCCCCCGCCGCGGTCCTCGCCGCCGAGGTGATGGAGGTCACCGACCTCGCGCTGACCACCCTAACCACCCCGGCGGGCCTGTGGGTCTGGTCCACCCGCCTCGACGACGGGAGGGTCCTCCCCGGCGTGCGGCTGCGGGCGGTCGCCTCCCTCTTCGGGCCGGAGGGCGAGCGGGTGTCGTCCCGGTCCCTGCCCCCGGTGACGACGGACGCCCGGGGCCTGGCCTTCCTGCCGCAGCGGGACGGGGAGAGGCTGGCCGTCTACGGGGACGCGGCGCTCGGCGGCCTGACCCACCGGGCCGCGCTGGGGACGGGTGAATACGGCCTGTGGTCGGGCGACGAGACGCGGGCGCGCACCTTCGTCCAGACGGACAAACCGGTGTACCGCCCCGGCGAGACCCTGCGGGGGCTGGCGGTCGCCCGGCGACTGGGACCGGGGACGCGCGTGCCGTACCGGGGCCCCGTTACCGTGCGCCTCGTGGACGACGGCTACCCGGCCCTGACCCTGGCGTGGCGGTCGGCGAATGCGGACGCGGACGGCCTCGTGACCTTCGAGTTCCCCCTCCCCGAGGACGTGCGGGTGGGCGAGTACCGGGTGGAGGTCGAGGTGCCCGGCCCCTCCACCCCGGCGAACCCCGCCCCCGCGCCCGACATCGCCAGCCTGCCCGTGCGGGTGCAGGCCTTCGTCAAGCCGCAGTTCACCCTCGACCTCGGCGGCCCGGCGGAGGTCGTGACCGGCGAGCCCCTGCCCGTGAGTGCGCGCGCCGAGCTGTATGCGGGGGGCGGGGCGACCGTGCGCGCGGACGCCTTCCTCGGCGGCGGCTACGGCGAGGGCGCCCTCTGGCCGGGGGCGGTGAACACCGGGAACCCGAACGACCGCTTCCACCTCGAAACGCAGTCCTGGGCCTACTGGCGCTCCTCGCCGGACCTGAACCCCGGGCAAAAGCCCGCCGCCCGGCTCGACATCACCTCGGGGCAGGGGCAGGCCTCGTTGCGCCCGACGGCGACCGGGGGCGTGCCCCGCGTCTACACCGTGGTGGTCCGCGCCCGCGACGAGTACGGGCGGGACGTGCTCGCCTCGCGCGAGGTCACCGTCCACCCCGCCGGGCTGAAGTTCGAGCTGCCGGGGTTTCCTACCCAGACGGGCGAGGAGGTGAGGGCCCGCGTCCTCGTCCGTCAGGTCGGCACGAACGCGCCGCTGGCGGGTCGCCCGGTGGGCGTCACGGTGGTCCGCGCCTACAGCGAGCCCATCCAGGTGGAGGGCCGCACCGAGTACCGCAACCGCGAGGAGGTGGTCTCGCGGCGGGAGGCCCGCAGCGGGGCCGGGGGGGCGCTCGACCTCGCCTTCCGGGCGGGGAAGCCGGGCGCCTACCTCGTCCGTCTGTCGGCCCGGGACGCGGCGGCGCGGGCGGTGCGCGCCACCTTCCAGGCTGCCTTCGTGCCCGAGCCCGCCCCGACCGGACAGGCCCGCACCCTGACCCTGGGCGCCGACCGCACCCGCTACGCGGTGGGGGACACCGCCCGCCTCACCCTGCGCACCGACCTCCCGCCGGGCACGCCCCTCCTACTGAGCGCGAACGTCGAGGGCCGCGTCACCCCCCGCCTCGTCCGGGTGACGGGCCGTGAGCTGAGGCTGGATTGGAAGGTCACCCCCGACCTCGCGCCCGGCCTGACCTTTTCGGCGGCGGCGGTCTTCGGGGCGGACTCGCTGCGCGCGGGCACCGACCTCCTGTACGTCCCGCGCACCGACCGACAGCTCGACGTGACCGTCATCCCGGAAAAGGCCAACCTGCGGCCCGGCGAGGAGACCATCCTGACTGTCCGAACCCGGCAGGGGGGGCGCCCGGTGCCCGCCCTCGTCACGCTCGCGGTGGTGAACGAGTCCGTCTACGCGCTCGCGGAAGACCCCAGCCCCGACCCCTGGCGCCTGCTGTGGGGGGCGAGCTACCCCGCCGTACAGGTGTACTCGACCGCCGGGGCGCCCGCCGACGGGGGAGGCGGCGGGGGAGGTGGGGCAGAGGGCGGCGTGCCGAGGCAGGACCTGCGCGAGGTGGCCCTCTTCCGCACGGTGGCAACTGGGCAAGACGGTGCGGCCCGCGTCCAGGTCCGTCTCCCCGAGGCGCTGGGAGGCTACCGCGTCAGCGCCCGCGCCCTGACCCGGGAGGGCGGCGCCGGGGCGAGCCGGGGAGAGGTCCGCGCCGAGCTGCCCTTCGCCCTGCGCCTCGCCCGACCGCGCGTGCTCACCCAGGGGGACGCGGGCCGCGCCGCCGTGAGCGTCCTCGACCGCACCGGGCCGGGGGGGAGCGCCGGGCAGGGCACCGTCACCCTCGGCCTGGGGGTCGGCGGGCGGGAGGGCACCCGCACCCTGCCCCTGAACGCGGGGGCCGCGAGCACCCTCTTCCCCCTCACCGCGCCGGGGACGGGCCGCAGCGTCCTCCTCGACGCCTGGGCGCAGCGGGGCGAACACCGCGACGCCCTGCGCGAGACCCTGCCCCTGCGCGAGGCGGGGCCGCGCACTCTCCTCGCCCGGAGCGGGGCGCAGGCGGGGCCGGGCCTCCTGACCGACCCCCTGACCTGGCCCGGCGGTGCGGGGGTCGAGAGCCTCGTCGTGGACCTCGCCGCCACGCCGCTGCAAGCCGCCCTGGGCGGCCTCGACGCGCACCTCGCCGACCCGGAGGATCGCTGGGTCACGACCGACGGGGTGGCGGCCCGGCTGGGGGCCAACCTCGACCTCGCGGCCATCGGCACCCGGCTGGGCTGGCCCGACGTGGCGGCGCGCGCGCTGGGGCAGGCCAGGCGCGACCTCGCCTCCCTGCTCGCCCTGCGCGGCCAGGAGGGGTGGGGCTGGACCGCCGGGAGCGCCCCCGACGCCGAGATGACCGCCCGCGCCCTGAGTGCGCTTGCCCAGGCGAAAGGAACAGGTCTGACCGACGCGGCGACCCTGACGGTGGCCGCGGGGAACGCCCGCCGCCTGCTGGCGAAGGCGGGAACGGGTGAGCCGGAGCGCGTGCTCCTCGCCGCCGCCCTCGCCCGGACGGGGGACCCCTCCGCTGCGCTCGGCCTGGCGCGCGCAGGTGGTCCAACCGACCCGGTGGACACCGCCCGGCTCGCCGCCGCCCTGGCCCCGGTCGCCCCCGACCTCGCCCGGCCCCTCTACACGCGGGCGCGGCGCGCGGCGCAGACGACCACGACGGGCACCCTGGTCCTCGGCGACGCCGGGGGCTGGCGGGGCGACACCGAGCCCACCGCCCTGCTGCTGGAGGCGGGGGCGGCGTTGGGGCAAGCGGCGGACGTGGCCCCCCTGACCCAGGCGCTCCTCGACCGCAAGACGGGCGCCGCGTGGCCCGGTCCCCTCGGCACCGGGGCGGCCCTGCGCGCCCTGCGCCGCGTGGTGGAGGGGGAGACGGCGGGACGGCAGCCCAGCGCGGTCACCCTGCGCATCGGCACCTGGGAGCAGACCGGGCGGGTGGGTGCCCCGCTGCGTGTCGTGGTGCCTCCAGAGGCCGTGAAAGCGGGTGAGCCGCTGACCCTCCAGGGCGACGGCCCCTTGGCCTTCCGCCGGGAATTGCGCGTCCGCGCCAAGGACACCACTCCTGCCGCCCCCAGCCTCGTTCACGTCGAGCGGCGGTACGACCGCACGCGGGTCGAGCGCGACGGGGTGGTCACGGTGACCCTCACCGTGCGCGCCGACGTGGGGGCGCGGCACCTGCGCGTCACCGACCCCCTGCCCGGCGGCCTGGAGGCGGTGGACGACCGGCCCTTCGCCTATCCGGGCTCGGTCAACCCGCCGCGCTCGGGCGCGGTGGCGTGGGCGGAACGGTCCATCTACGACGACCGGGCGGTCTTCTACCTGGAACGGGTCGCGCCGGGCGTCACCACCATCCGCTACCAGTTGCGGGCGCTCGCCCCTGGCCGCTACACCGCCCCGGCTCCCCGCGTGGACCTTGCCGGTGGCGGCGTGCCTGCCGTAGGCAGTGCGGAGGCGGTCGAGGTGCTGGAGTAG
- a CDS encoding MATE family efflux transporter, with product MLPSPLRGELTALTRLAGPVVVSQFASNSLALISTAVIGRLGGAELAAAAYANATYYLLFMVLVGVMLSVGPRAAQSHGAGDPGGVGRALRGGLRLALFLAALALPLMWGVAALLPGLAPEGIRADLAATYLRVYALGMLPMLTFTALRGTLEGTGRPQVVTAVALGGVALVSVLSPALAFGWGPLPRLGLVGAGVASAVTAWATTLALLPAALRAAPRTGGDTRGEVRALLRLGWPIGLTLGAEGGMFSVVSLLMARFGPEALAGHNVALQVITAVFMIPLGLATATGIRVAHAAGAGDRAGTRRAGLVGVGLAGGVMVVFALLELLAPRLALGVFVDVDDPRNAALISTGTALLVIAALFQTLDGVQVTANAALRGLQDTRWPLLISLTSYWLVGLGVGVLLAFPLGMGPRGLWFGLTAGLTMAAVLLLTRFLRRTRAG from the coding sequence CTGCTCCCCTCTCCCCTGCGCGGGGAACTCACCGCACTCACCCGGCTCGCCGGGCCGGTGGTCGTGTCGCAGTTCGCCTCGAATTCCCTGGCCCTGATCAGCACGGCGGTCATCGGGCGGCTGGGCGGGGCGGAACTCGCGGCGGCGGCGTATGCGAACGCGACCTACTACCTGCTGTTCATGGTCCTGGTGGGGGTGATGCTCTCGGTCGGCCCGCGGGCCGCGCAGTCGCACGGGGCGGGGGACCCGGGGGGCGTGGGGCGGGCGCTGCGGGGGGGGCTGCGGCTGGCCCTCTTTCTCGCGGCGCTCGCCCTCCCCCTGATGTGGGGGGTGGCGGCGCTGCTGCCCGGCCTCGCGCCGGAGGGCATACGGGCAGACCTCGCCGCGACCTACCTGCGGGTGTACGCCCTGGGGATGCTTCCCATGCTGACCTTCACGGCCCTGCGCGGCACGCTGGAGGGCACCGGGCGGCCCCAGGTGGTGACGGCGGTGGCGCTCGGCGGGGTGGCGCTCGTGAGCGTGCTCAGCCCGGCGCTCGCCTTCGGGTGGGGGCCCCTGCCGCGGCTGGGTCTGGTGGGAGCGGGCGTGGCGAGTGCGGTGACGGCGTGGGCGACCACCCTGGCCCTGCTCCCCGCCGCGCTGCGGGCCGCGCCCCGCACGGGGGGGGACACGCGCGGGGAGGTGCGCGCCCTGCTGCGCCTGGGCTGGCCCATCGGCCTCACCCTCGGCGCCGAGGGGGGCATGTTCAGCGTGGTCTCGCTGCTGATGGCCCGCTTCGGGCCGGAGGCGCTCGCGGGGCACAACGTCGCGTTGCAGGTCATCACGGCGGTGTTCATGATCCCGCTGGGCCTCGCCACCGCGACGGGCATCCGGGTCGCGCACGCGGCGGGGGCGGGCGACCGGGCGGGGACGCGGCGGGCGGGGTTGGTCGGCGTCGGCCTCGCGGGCGGCGTGATGGTCGTGTTCGCCCTCCTCGAACTCCTCGCCCCCCGCCTCGCCCTCGGCGTCTTCGTGGACGTGGACGACCCGCGCAACGCGGCGCTGATCAGTACGGGCACAGCCCTCCTCGTGATCGCCGCCCTCTTCCAGACGCTCGACGGGGTGCAGGTCACCGCGAACGCCGCCCTGCGCGGCCTGCAAGACACCCGCTGGCCGCTGCTGATCTCGCTGACCTCGTACTGGCTCGTGGGGCTGGGGGTGGGGGTGCTGCTCGCCTTTCCCCTCGGGATGGGGCCGCGCGGCCTGTGGTTCGGCCTGACGGCGGGGCTCACGATGGCGGCGGTGCTGCTCCTCACTCGCTTCCTGCGGCGGACGCGGGCGGGCTGA
- a CDS encoding VOC family protein, with protein sequence MRLARIDHVALVVGDVDRSVRWYGEVLGLRRTYAEVWSDPQDPVFLAHGPVGVALLRPRGDAGPGHPRQHFAVATDEPGFREARERLAALGIAAEEQDHTVCRSLYFRDPDGHLIELVTYPTQG encoded by the coding sequence GTGAGGCTCGCCCGCATCGACCACGTGGCGCTGGTGGTCGGTGATGTGGACCGCTCGGTTCGCTGGTACGGGGAAGTGCTGGGCCTGCGGCGGACATACGCGGAGGTCTGGTCGGACCCCCAGGACCCGGTGTTCCTGGCCCACGGTCCGGTGGGGGTGGCCCTGCTGCGACCACGCGGGGACGCCGGGCCGGGGCATCCCCGGCAGCATTTCGCCGTCGCCACGGACGAGCCCGGCTTCCGGGAGGCGCGGGAACGGCTGGCCGCCCTGGGGATCGCTGCCGAGGAGCAGGACCACACGGTCTGCCGCTCGCTCTACTTCCGCGACCCCGACGGGCATCTGATCGAGCTGGTGACCTACCCTACACAGGGGTGA
- a CDS encoding FAD-binding oxidoreductase, translating into MTVPESAWLGALRDALGERVSVQPGDLNAHARDEGTALTCTPGAVVLARSEADVLGALAVAREFGVPVTPWGAGTSLEGAALPVPGAISLDLTGLDTVGEVDPVGWTVTVGPGVRRLALNRRLRPHGLFFPVDPGADASLGGMAATNASGTTTVRYGGMREHVAALRVALLDGRVVTLGSAARKSSSGYALKSLFIGSEGTLGVITSLTLRLHPLPPVTASAQLAFPDVGAAVGASLALRGLGVLPERLEFVDAATVRAVNRHRDRRDPEEPTLWVEVAGRDPADADAQLALASEAAALHGGRVVGEARTPEAAGALWAARHGVYDALRAAWPGHATRIGDVCVPLPALAGTAALALRLLDEGGLTAPLVGHIGDGNLHLLMHAPPEDADAWARIDHVLHSLAAHAVAVGGTCTGEHGVGLRKRAYLRAEHGDALDVMRDVKALFDPRGLLNPGKVVGDPGTLPAPLQHLF; encoded by the coding sequence GTGACGGTTCCGGAGTCGGCCTGGCTGGGGGCGTTGCGGGACGCGCTGGGCGAGCGGGTGAGCGTGCAGCCGGGAGACCTGAACGCCCACGCCCGCGACGAGGGCACGGCCCTGACCTGCACCCCCGGGGCGGTCGTCCTCGCCCGGTCAGAGGCGGATGTGCTCGGGGCCCTGGCGGTCGCGCGGGAATTCGGCGTGCCCGTCACCCCCTGGGGCGCGGGGACGAGCCTGGAGGGGGCGGCCCTCCCGGTACCCGGGGCCATCTCCCTCGACCTCACGGGCCTGGACACCGTGGGCGAGGTGGACCCGGTGGGCTGGACGGTGACGGTGGGGCCGGGGGTGCGGCGACTCGCGCTGAACCGCCGCCTGCGCCCGCACGGCCTGTTCTTCCCGGTGGACCCGGGGGCGGACGCCTCGCTGGGGGGCATGGCCGCCACGAACGCCAGCGGCACGACCACCGTGCGTTACGGCGGAATGCGCGAGCACGTCGCCGCCCTGCGCGTGGCGCTCCTCGACGGGCGCGTCGTGACCCTGGGGAGCGCGGCCCGCAAGAGCAGCAGCGGGTATGCCCTCAAAAGCCTCTTCATCGGCTCGGAGGGGACCCTGGGCGTGATCACGTCCCTCACCCTGCGGCTGCACCCCCTGCCGCCCGTCACGGCGAGCGCGCAGCTCGCCTTCCCGGACGTGGGGGCCGCCGTGGGGGCGAGCCTGGCCCTGCGCGGGCTGGGCGTGCTCCCCGAGCGGCTGGAGTTTGTGGACGCGGCGACCGTGCGGGCGGTGAACCGCCACCGGGACCGCCGCGACCCGGAAGAGCCGACCCTCTGGGTGGAGGTGGCGGGCCGCGACCCGGCGGACGCGGACGCGCAGCTCGCCCTCGCCTCGGAGGCGGCGGCCCTCCACGGGGGGCGGGTGGTGGGAGAGGCCCGGACGCCCGAGGCGGCGGGGGCGCTGTGGGCCGCCCGGCACGGGGTCTACGACGCCCTGCGCGCCGCCTGGCCCGGGCACGCCACCCGCATCGGGGACGTGTGCGTGCCCCTCCCGGCGCTCGCGGGGACGGCGGCCCTCGCGCTGCGGTTGCTGGACGAGGGTGGGCTCACCGCCCCGCTGGTCGGCCACATCGGAGACGGGAACCTCCACCTCCTGATGCACGCGCCGCCGGAGGACGCGGACGCCTGGGCGCGCATCGATCACGTCCTGCACAGCCTCGCCGCGCACGCCGTCGCGGTGGGGGGCACCTGCACGGGCGAACACGGGGTGGGGCTGCGCAAGCGGGCTTACCTGCGCGCCGAGCACGGGGACGCCCTCGACGTGATGCGCGACGTGAAGGCGCTGTTCGATCCCCGTGGGCTGCTCAACCCGGGGAAGGTGGTCGGTGACCCGGGCACGCTGCCCGCCCCTCTCCAACACCTGTTCTGA
- a CDS encoding ABC transporter substrate-binding protein, giving the protein MTRPLFVTALLALSSLALADLRVGVVVSSTGPAASLGIPEKNTVALLPQTIGGQRVVYTVLDDASDTTAAVTATRKLIQDNRVDLIIGTTTTPASLAMIDVVAEAKVPMISLAASEAIIKPVDARRSWVFKTPQTDALMAAAIAGHMQQNGVKTVGYIGFNDAYGEGWLAELQRNAAARGIRVVAVERYGRSDTSVTGQILKVLAARPDAVLVGASGVPAVLPQKTLKDRGFGGKIYQTHGVANADFLRVGGRDVEGAILPAGPVLVASQLPDTNPTKKVGLAYTNLYESRYGQGSVSTFGAHMWDAGLLMQKAVPVALKRARPGTAEFRAALRDALEGTRNVIGAHGIFNLSAQDHLGLDARSRVMVQIVNGDWKLIR; this is encoded by the coding sequence ATGACGCGACCCCTGTTCGTGACCGCCCTGCTCGCCCTCTCCTCGCTCGCGCTGGCCGACCTCCGGGTGGGGGTGGTGGTGTCCTCGACGGGTCCGGCGGCGAGCCTGGGCATTCCCGAGAAGAACACGGTCGCGCTGCTGCCGCAAACCATCGGCGGGCAGCGCGTCGTGTACACGGTGCTCGACGACGCCTCCGACACGACCGCCGCCGTGACGGCCACCCGCAAGCTGATTCAGGACAACCGGGTGGACCTGATCATCGGGACGACGACCACGCCCGCCTCGCTCGCCATGATCGACGTGGTGGCCGAGGCGAAGGTGCCCATGATCAGCCTCGCCGCCTCCGAGGCGATCATCAAGCCCGTGGACGCCCGCAGAAGCTGGGTGTTCAAGACCCCGCAGACCGACGCCCTGATGGCCGCCGCCATCGCGGGGCACATGCAGCAAAACGGGGTGAAGACGGTCGGCTACATCGGCTTCAACGACGCCTACGGGGAGGGCTGGCTCGCCGAACTCCAGCGCAACGCGGCGGCGCGCGGCATCCGGGTCGTGGCGGTGGAGCGCTACGGGCGCAGCGACACCAGCGTGACCGGGCAGATTCTCAAGGTGCTCGCCGCCCGGCCCGACGCGGTGCTGGTCGGCGCCTCCGGGGTGCCCGCCGTGCTGCCGCAAAAGACGCTGAAGGACCGCGGCTTCGGGGGCAAGATCTACCAGACCCACGGGGTCGCCAACGCCGACTTCCTGCGGGTGGGGGGCCGGGACGTGGAGGGCGCGATCCTGCCCGCCGGGCCGGTGCTCGTCGCCTCCCAGCTTCCCGACACCAACCCCACGAAGAAGGTGGGGCTGGCCTACACCAACCTCTACGAGAGCCGCTACGGCCAGGGCAGCGTGAGCACCTTCGGGGCGCACATGTGGGACGCGGGCCTGCTGATGCAGAAGGCCGTTCCCGTCGCCCTCAAGCGGGCGAGGCCCGGCACCGCCGAGTTCCGCGCCGCCCTGCGCGACGCGCTTGAGGGCACCCGCAATGTGATCGGCGCGCACGGCATCTTCAACCTCAGCGCGCAAGACCACCTCGGCCTCGACGCCCGCAGCCGCGTGATGGTGCAGATCGTGAACGGCGATTGGAAGCTCATCCGGTAG
- a CDS encoding MBL fold metallo-hydrolase: MKITFYAHASFRLEADGLAVVTDPYTPGPKPGSGFAPIDEPADLVIMSSSTDTFHSDPSHIRGDPAVVDALELPPEGATVKGVEIRPFPAMESLTFDFQGEFGRHPDANALYLFTLGGLRVLHLGDTGNPVPPEHLGALRGNVDILLALAGAHATIALGDLDAAIEAIDPRVVIPMHYHSPRGWLQIEPVETFLSRYPGDMITRVGGPSLEITPGTLPGRRHIFVLEQSR, translated from the coding sequence GTGAAGATCACGTTTTACGCCCACGCCAGCTTCCGGTTAGAGGCGGACGGGCTGGCCGTCGTGACCGACCCCTACACGCCGGGGCCCAAACCGGGCTCAGGCTTCGCCCCCATCGACGAGCCCGCCGACCTCGTGATCATGAGTTCGTCGACCGACACGTTCCACTCCGACCCGAGCCATATCCGCGGTGATCCCGCCGTGGTCGACGCCCTCGAACTGCCGCCGGAGGGCGCCACCGTGAAGGGGGTCGAGATCCGGCCTTTCCCGGCGATGGAGAGCCTGACCTTCGACTTCCAGGGCGAGTTCGGGCGTCACCCGGACGCGAACGCCCTGTACCTGTTCACCCTCGGCGGGCTGCGCGTCTTGCACCTCGGCGACACGGGCAACCCGGTTCCACCCGAACACCTCGGCGCGCTGCGGGGCAACGTCGACATCCTGCTCGCGCTGGCGGGCGCGCACGCGACCATCGCCCTGGGCGACCTCGACGCGGCCATCGAGGCGATAGACCCCCGCGTGGTCATCCCCATGCACTACCACAGCCCGCGCGGCTGGCTCCAGATCGAGCCCGTCGAGACGTTCCTGTCGCGCTACCCGGGGGACATGATCACCCGGGTGGGTGGGCCGAGCCTGGAGATCACGCCCGGGACGCTGCCCGGGCGGCGCCACATCTTCGTGCTCGAACAGTCGCGCTGA
- a CDS encoding putative quinol monooxygenase: protein MPLTVIAKLKAKEGAEEQLYGACRALIAPTLAEEGCVNYDMHRSVEDPGLIMCYENWTTRPLWERHMQAPHLTGFSAATEGIVEVWELFLGEKVDGPQDS from the coding sequence ATGCCACTGACGGTGATCGCCAAGCTGAAAGCCAAAGAGGGGGCCGAGGAGCAGCTCTACGGGGCGTGCCGCGCCCTGATCGCGCCGACGCTGGCCGAGGAGGGCTGCGTCAATTACGACATGCACCGCTCGGTCGAGGACCCCGGTTTGATCATGTGCTACGAGAACTGGACCACCCGTCCCCTCTGGGAGCGGCACATGCAGGCCCCGCACCTCACCGGATTCTCCGCCGCGACCGAGGGCATCGTCGAGGTCTGGGAGCTGTTCCTGGGCGAGAAGGTGGACGGGCCGCAGGATTCCTGA
- a CDS encoding barstar family protein — MNLSALTETGPRCVHFASVAQVAAFLEHPRDLAVFHLRGAELRSEAELLAGLAHAMAFPPWFAYSLDALEGCLRDLAWHPACGYLLIVWDAETGAPGVLRRLREAWQRCAPFWHSPDGSDVWSPPRPTPFHLVLVGQEERVFPPSEGGT, encoded by the coding sequence ATGAACCTCTCGGCGCTCACGGAGACCGGGCCGCGGTGCGTCCACTTCGCCTCGGTCGCGCAGGTCGCCGCCTTCCTCGAACACCCCCGCGACCTCGCCGTCTTCCACCTGCGCGGGGCGGAGTTGAGGTCGGAGGCGGAGCTCCTCGCCGGGTTGGCCCACGCGATGGCGTTCCCGCCTTGGTTCGCCTACAGCCTCGACGCGCTGGAGGGTTGCCTGCGTGACCTCGCCTGGCATCCGGCCTGCGGGTACCTGCTGATCGTCTGGGACGCGGAGACAGGGGCACCCGGCGTGCTGCGGCGCCTGCGGGAGGCATGGCAACGCTGCGCCCCCTTCTGGCACTCCCCCGACGGGTCGGACGTGTGGTCCCCGCCCCGTCCCACGCCCTTCCACCTCGTCCTCGTCGGCCAGGAGGAGCGGGTGTTCCCCCCCTCGGAAGGGGGGACGTAG